A genomic region of Eucalyptus grandis isolate ANBG69807.140 chromosome 5, ASM1654582v1, whole genome shotgun sequence contains the following coding sequences:
- the LOC104447610 gene encoding F-box/LRR-repeat protein At4g14103, with protein MDETAVACKSEYRELKEEPDGDAVAYNIDDLPEAILEHILSFVSMEDAVRTCVLSKKWQYLWTSRPNLELSDWPFSRREHFTNFVERVLVLRGSAHIKRFDLSCDVLGDASRVSLWVSAAVKRNVEECFVDLSDIQGDFVLPYCLFTCATLTHMELSIPWELTLPSRIHLPNLKVLHLMDITFVDKHSTEQLLSSPVLEELSIEDCTWDNLQTLTIGAPMLKFLIIHDEDFDCSSIDPYSCRVSICGNNLKSIHFMSPFLNDYQVENTCALLEAHISVTDCCPSRIEQLAYRLNKLLEMICSVKKLELSSRTFQVLSSTDELYLHLPVFPNLKSLDVGRLDMKCQGIELPSNDEEYGATLDPAPPCFSSHLRQIELFDLLLCEKKVCVLELLLKHATVLEIFMICTRWLRPEQGDKEMFRKKLLEIHCGSKNLKIAFSDH; from the exons ATGGATGAAACAGCAGTTGCTTGCAAATCTGAGTATCGGGAGCTGAAGGAAGAACCAGATGGGGATGCGGTCGCATACAACATTGACGATCTTCCAGAGGCGATCCTTGAACAcatcttatcttttgtttcGATGGAGGATGCTGTTAGAACGTGCGTACTGTCAAAAAAGTGGCAATATCTTTGGACCTCTCGTCCTAATCTTGAACTCTCGGACTGGCCCTTTTCGAGGAGGGAGCATTTTACCAATTTTGTGGAAAGAGTACTTGTTCTCCGAGGGTCTGCTCACATAAAACGGTTCGACCTCAGTTGTGACGTTTTGGGTGATGCATCCCGTGTTAGTTTATGGGTATCCGCTGCTGTAAAGCGGAATGTCGAAGAATGCTTTGTCGACCTTTCGGATATCCAGGGAGATTTCGTCTTGCCTTATTGCTTGTTCACTTGCGCAACACTAACTCACATGGAATTATCCATCCCATGGGAATTGACACTACCGTCTCGAATTCATCTTCCGAATCTTAAAGTCTTGCATCTCATGGACATCACGTTTGTAGACAAGCACTCGACCGAGCAGCTGTTATCAAGCCCAGTGCTTGAGGAGTTGAGCATAGAGGACTGTACTTGGGATAATCTCCAGACACTGACTATTGGCGCTCCCATGCTAAAGTTCTTGATAATACACGACGAGGATTTTGATTGTTCGTCAATTGACCCGTATAGCTGCCGAGTTTCAATATGTGGAAATAATCTCAAAAGCATACATTTCATGAGTCCATTCTTGAATGATTATCAAGTTGAAAACACATGCGCACTGCTGGAGGCGCACATCAGTGTCACTGACTGCTGTCCAAGTAGGATTGAACAACTTGCCTACCGTCTAAATAAGCTTCTCGAAATGATATGTTCTgtcaaaaaattggaactgtCAAGCAGGACCTTCCAA GTTCTAAGTAGTACAGACGAGCTATACTTGCATCTGCCTGTCTTTCCTAATCTGAAGTCATTGGATGTCGGGCGTTTAGACATGAAGTGCCAG GGTATCGAATTACCTTCAAATGATGAAGAATATGGTGCGACGTTGGATCCAGCTCCCCCCTGTTTCAGCTCGCACCTTAGGCAGATTgaattatttgatttattgCTGTGCGAGAAGAAGGTTTGCGTGCTGGAATTGTTGCTGAAGCATGCGACGGTCCTGGAAATATTCATGATATGCACCAGATGGCTTCGTCCGGAGCAGGGAGACAAGGAGATGTTCCGCAAAAAGTTACTAGAGATCCATTGCGGatcaaaaaatctcaaaattgcCTTTTCGGACCACTAA
- the LOC104447611 gene encoding F-box/LRR-repeat protein At4g14103, translating into MDAVAYNIDDLPEAILEHILSFVPLKDAVGTCILSKKWRYLWTSRRNLALLEWPFSRREHFTNFVDRIIILRGSARIGRLILSCDVLGDASRVNSWVSASVKCKVEECFVDLSDIQGDFVLPNCLFTCATLTHMALSIPWALTLPSRIRLPNLKVLHLVSTTFVEERSTELLLSSPVLEELNIEECAWDNLKTLTIRAPMLKFLTIREEDFDYSSIDPYSYRVSIYGNNLESIHCMSPFLNDYRVENTGSLLKVHISVTDCLPSRFKQLANRLCKLLKAMCSVKKLKLSSTTVNVLSSADGLYWHLPVFPNLKSLEVGCLDLKRRVLFKLLHNSPHLEKLEFGEGIKLPQNNEEDDSILDPAPQCFASHLRKIKLFDLCLCEK; encoded by the exons ATGGATGCGGTCGCTTACAACATCGACGATCTTCCAGAGGCGATCCTTGAACACATCCTATCTTTTGTTCCACTGAAGGATGCTGTCGGAACGTGCATACTGTCGAAAAAGTGGCGATATCTTTGGACATCCCGTCGTAATCTTGCACTTTTGGAGTGGCCCTTTTCGAGGAGGGAGCATTTTACCAACTTCGTGGATAGAATAATTATTCTCCGAGGTTCTGCTCGCATAGGACGGTTGATCCTCAGTTGTGACGTTTTGGGCGATGCATCCCGTGTAAATTCATGGGTATCTGCTTCTGTAAAGTGCAAAGTCGAAGAGTGCTTTGTCGACCTTTCGGATATCCAAGGAGATTTCGTCTTGCCGAATTGCTTGTTCACTTGCGCAACACTGACCCACATGGCATTATCCATCCCATGGGCGTTGACTCTACCATCTCGAATTCGCCTTCCAAATCTTAAAGTCTTGCATCTCGTGAGCACCACATTTGTAGAGGAGCGCTCGACTGAGCTGCTGTTATCAAGCCCGGTGCTTGAGGAGTTGAACATAGAGGAATGTGCTTGGGATAATCTCAAGACACTGACCATTCGTGCTCCTATGCTGAAGTTCTTGACCATACGCGAAGAGGATTTCGATTATTCATCGATTGACCCATATAGCTACCGAGTTTCTATATATGGAAATAATCTTGAAAGCATACATTGCATGAGTCCATTCTTGAATGATTATCGGGTCGAAAACACAGGCTCATTGCTGAAGGTGCACATCAGTGTCACCGACTGTTTACCAAGTAGGTTCAAACAACTTGCCAACCGTCTATGTAAGCTTCTCAAAGCGATGTGTTCtgtcaaaaaattgaaactgtCGAGCACGACTGTCAAC GTTCTAAGTAGTGCAGACGGGCTATACTGGCATCTGCCTGTCTTTCCTAATCTAAAGTCGTTAGAAGTCGGGTGCTTAGACTTAAAGCGTCGAGTGCTTTTCAAGTTGCTGCACAATTCCCCGCATCTCGAAAAGCTTGAATTTGGCGAG GGTATCAAGCTACCCCAGaataatgaagaagatgattcgaTATTGGATCCCGCACCGCAATGTTTCGCCTCGCACCTTAGGAAGattaaattatttgatttgtgCCTGTGCGAGAAGTAA